From Peromyscus maniculatus bairdii isolate BWxNUB_F1_BW_parent chromosome 8, HU_Pman_BW_mat_3.1, whole genome shotgun sequence, a single genomic window includes:
- the Aldoc gene encoding fructose-bisphosphate aldolase C, producing the protein MPHSYPALSAEQKKELSDIALRIVAPGKGILAADESVGSMAKRLSQIGVENTEENRRLYRQVLFSADDRVKKCIGGVIFFHETLYQKDDNGVPFVRTIQDKGILVGIKVDKGVVPLAGTDGETTTQGLDGLLERCAQYKKDGADFAKWRCVLKISDRTPSALAILENANVLARYASICQQNGIVPIVEPEILPDGDHDLKRCQYVTEKVLAAVYKALSDHHVYLEGTLLKPNMVTPGHACPIKYSPEEIAMATVTALRRTVPPAVPGVTFLSGGQSEEEASLNLNAINRCPLPRPWALTFSYGRALQASALNAWRGQRDNAGAATEEFIKRAEMNGLAAQGRYEGSGDGGAAAQSLYVANHAY; encoded by the exons ATGCCCCACTCATACCCAGCTCTTTCTGCTGAGCAGAAGAAGGAGCTGTCTGATATTGCCCTCCGGATCGTGGCCCCGGGCAAAGGCATTCTGGCTGCAGATGAGTCCGTAG GCAGCATGGCCAAAAGGCTGAGCCAAATTGGGGTAGAGAATACTGAGGAGAATCGCCGGCTGTACCGCCAGGTCCTATTCAGCGCTGATGACCGTGTGAAAAAGTGTATCGGCGGCGTCATCTTCTTCCATGAGACACTCTATCAGAAAGATGATAATGGGGTCCCCTTTGTCCGGACCATCCAGGATAAGGGCATTCTTGTAGGCATCAAG GTTGACAAGGGTGTAGTGCCTCTAGCTGGGACCGATGGGGAAACCACTACTCAAG GGCTGGATGGACTCTTGGAACGCTGTGCTCAGTATAAGAAGGATGGTGCCGATTTTGCCAAATGGCGCTGTGTCCTGAAGATCAGTGATCGCACACCCTCAGCACTGGCCATTCTGGAGAATGCCAACGTGCTGGCCCGCTATGCCAGCATCTGCCAGCAG AATGGCATCGTGCCTATTGTGGAGCCTGAGATCCTGCCTGACGGAGACCATGACCTCAAACGTTGCCAGTATGTTACAGAGAAG GTCCTGGCTGCTGTGTACAAGGCCCTCAGTGATCATCATGTATACCTGGAAGGGACTCTGCTCAAGCCCAACATGGTGACCCCTGGCCATGCCTGTCCCATCAAGTATAGCCCAGAAGAGATCGCCATGGCTACCGTCACTGCCCTGCGTCGGACTGTGCCCCCAGCTGTCCCAG GAGTGACTTTcctgtccgggggtcagagcgaAGAGGAGGCGTCCCTCAACCTCAATGCCATCAATCGCTGCCCGCTTCCCCGGCCCTGGGCCCTCACCTTCTCCTATGGACGTGCCCTGCAGGCATCGGCACTCAATGCCTGGAGAGGACAAAGGGACAATGCGGGGGCTGCTACTGAGGAGTTTATCAAACGGGCAGAG ATGAACGGGCTGGCGGCCCAGGGCAGATACGAAGGCAGTGGAGATGGTGGAGCGGCAGCCCAGTCCCTCTACGTCGCCAACCACGCCTACTGA